From a region of the Procambarus clarkii isolate CNS0578487 chromosome 18, FALCON_Pclarkii_2.0, whole genome shotgun sequence genome:
- the LOC138365976 gene encoding processed variable antigen-like: MGSRRAPVGGTPESGQTPESGRTPEERQTSESAQTSEERQTSEERQTSESGQTPESGQTSEERQTSESAQTPESAQTSEERQTSEERQTSEAEQTSESGQTSESEQTPESGRTPESGQTPESAQTSEERQTPESAQTSESGQTSESEQTPESGRTPESGQTPESAQTSEERQTSESAQTSEERQREQPGTNSTGTSLCQRLLHGMKEG, from the coding sequence ATGGGGAGCCGCCGCGCCCCAGTCGGGGGGACGCCAGAGTCAGGACAGACGCCAGAGTCAGGACGGACGCCAGAGGAGAGACAGACGTCAGAGTCAGCACAGACGTCAGAGGAGAGACAGACGTCAGAGGAGAGACAGACGTCAGAGTCAGGACAGACGCCAGAGTCAGGACAGACGTCAGAGGAGAGACAGACGTCAGAGTCAGCACAGACGCCAGAGTCAGCACAGACGTCAGAGGAGAGACAGACGTCAGAGGAGAGACAGACGTCAGAGGCAGAACAGACGTCAGAGTCAGGACAGACGTCAGAGTCAGAACAGACGCCAGAGTCAGGACGGACGCCAGAGTCAGGACAGACGCCAGAGTCAGCACAGACGTCAGAGGAGAGACAGACGCCAGAGTCAGCACAGACGTCAGAGTCAGGACAGACGTCAGAGTCAGAACAGACGCCAGAGTCAGGACGGACGCCAGAGTCAGGACAGACGCCAGAGTCAGCACAGACGTCAGAGGAGAGACAGACGTCAGAGTCTGCACAAACGTcagaggagagacagagggaaCAACCTGGTACAAACAGCACAGGAACCAGCTTGTGCCAGAGGCTCCTACACGGCATGAAAGAGGGTTGA